A window of the Podospora bellae-mahoneyi strain CBS 112042 chromosome 6, whole genome shotgun sequence genome harbors these coding sequences:
- a CDS encoding hypothetical protein (EggNog:ENOG503P2TH; COG:S): MTGQQGDPAPTAAGLEALQNSLGRRSRPPPLGDWNAEAGKIPLRDDDKLRRRESRLGLRSIFGRNKSTSVTAAPASPREAQRSSGIRASLTNWPYQFHHQRSESTLASQAGQNLKHKKSTGGQPSPEGIVPWSPPPLFQAYPQAIKHAHLPACTASTESVLRLNNKTSFSIGGSSNPATPVVDKFDESIGEKTEKPKRRHRRNTSGLGGEFKWTTKIFVLVTAGYLLQFSGEGSYDRLPEKILHLGKDSAAFASDAIPGRHWVLQISAVAESDRVPSSHGSSLLARLPFMGQERGRSPHFLMVFESAEEMDAWIAVLRREIEALGGRKVLSETGKPKTADEDSQLKSQTSQRTLVVRDPERFSRIWDHSSLNPDIQLDGADEDVREQSFDDTSSASVISHDGRQLDALRDSTNRFSYVSSGQRTMITSAGSSPACSPIRDTFAEHESVTPDMPPVDEHWLPKMRPNAAAINDRRQSLQAGNHVLEMHLSTPQTLRPRSTEMVPPFSPGSHPGSNFSIPQGISKRFPVKGVDFTPGSFSTLPSRFGSRRPPPSALSINSRPLSLVLDQPSPASSPMSHARKNSAQSTLSSTPEALSTSPPSHLWIESDKSDEELNSPVQPSSYPSIEDSPPKSKLNPPPRPRRPSACSDIIEDERSLISSQSHLTAHLCEGPRSSSSLGTYGGGLSRLSETLEPRARRSSFSAQAGTSLSLSPRYLSQRPLKSIARSSQHLRIDSLVSPQFLNSSRSMSMLAEGPPPAPPPTRALPPIPKRTSTGGGRSSYVAAAPPGFI, from the coding sequence ATGACGGGGCAACAAGGGGATCCGGCACCTACTGCAGCCGGGCTTGAAGCGTTGCAGAATTCGTTAGGGAGGAGGTCACGACCGCCGCCACTGGGGGATTGGAATGCGGAGGCGGGAAAGATACCGCTGCGCGACGACGACAAGCTACGCCGGAGAGAGTCAAGGCTAGGGTTGAGGAGTATATTCGGCCGGAACAAGAGCACATCGGTAACGGCGGCACCGGCCTCGCCACGAGAGGCGCAACGGAGTAGCGGGATTCGCGCCTCACTAACGAACTGGCCCTATCAGTTTCATCATCAGCGCTCTGAGAGCACACTTGCTTCACAAGCAGGGCAGAATCTCAAACATAAGAAATCAACAGGGGGGCAACCATCGCCAGAAGGAATTGTGCCATGGAGCCCACCGCCATTGTTTCAAGCTTACCCCCAAGCGATCAAACACGCCCATCTACCGGCATGCACCGCTTCTACTGAATCGGTACTACgactcaacaacaagaccagcTTCTCCATTGGAGGCAGCTCAAATCCGGCGACACCAGTAGTTGACAAGTTTGACGAGTCCATTGGCGAGAAGACAGAGAAACCGAAGAGGAGACATCGGAGGAATACGTCGGGACTTGGTGGGGAGTTTAAGTGGACAACAAAGATCTTTGTTTTGGTTACGGCCGGGTACCTGCTTCAGTTTTCAGGTGAGGGATCGTACGACCGACTGCCGGAAAAGATCCTTCATTTGGGAAAGGACTCGGCGGCATTTGCCAGTGATGCCATCCCGGGACGGCATTGGGTCCTACAAATATCAGCAGTAGCCGAGTCGGATCGTGTTCCGAGCTCCCATGGCTCTTCTTTGTTGGCACGCCTGCCCTTCATGGGGCAAGAGAGGGGCCGTTCTCCGCATTTCCTGATGGTGTTCGAGAGTGCTGAGGAAATGGATGCCTGGATTGCAGTATTAAGGCGTGAAATTGAGGCACTGGGTGGCAGGAAGGTTTTGTCTGAGACTGGCAAACCAAAGACAGCTGATGAAGACTCGCAGCTGAAAAGCCAAACAAGTCAGCGGACGTTGGTCGTCAGAGACCCAGAGCGCTTTTCACGGATCTGGGACCATAGCTCCTTGAACCCGGATATCCAACTCGATGGTGCGGACGAGGATGTACGCGAACAGTCATTTGACGATACGTCCTCGGCGAGTGTTATTTCCCATGACGGCCGGCAACTGGATGCGCTCAGGGATAGCACCAATCGGTTTTCTTACGTCTCATCGGGCCAGCGCACCATGATCACATCTGCTGGTTCATCGCCTGCTTGCTCTCCTATTCGGGACACCTTTGCGGAACACGAGTCTGTGACACCGGACATGCCGCCCGTGGACGAGCACTGGTTGCCAAAGATGAGGCCCAATGCTGCGGCGATCAACGACCGGAGACAGTCGCTTCAGGCAGGGAACCATGTGCTCGAGATGCATCTTTCAACACCACAGACTCTTCGTCCTCGGTCGACTGAAATGGTGCCTCCGTTTTCGCCCGGCTCGCACCCAGGGTCTAATTTCAGCATTCCCCAAGGCATTAGCAAGCGATTTCCGGTAAAAGGGGTTGATTTCACCCCTGGTTCTTTCTCAACATTGCCATCTCGATTTGGCTCGCGAAGGCCACCTCCGTCTGCCTTGTCTATCAACTCCCGTCCGCTGTCCCTGGTTCTCGATCAACCCTCGCCAGCATCCTCGCCAATGAGCCACGCAAGGAAGAACAGCGCCCAGAGCACATTATCGAGCACACCAGAAGCTCtatcaacctctccaccatcgcaTTTGTGGATCGAAAGCGACAAGTCAGACGAAGAGCTCAACTCCCCTGTCCAGCCCTCATCATATCCATCAATCGAGGACAGCCCACCAAAGTCCAAGCTGAACCCACCGCCACGACCTCGACGTCCCTCCGCTTGTTCAGACATCATCGAGGACGAGAGAAGTCTCATCTCTTCACAATCCCACCTCACAGCCCATCTCTGCGAGGGACCTcgatcatcctcctcgttggGCACATACGGGGGAGGGTTAAGCAGACTATCCGAAACCCTCGAGCCTCGGGCTAGAAGATCGAGCTTCTCCGCCCAAGCAGGAACCTCACTGTCACTAAGCCCGAGATACCTCTCCCAACGCCCACTTAAATCAATTGCGAGATCATCACAACATTTGAGAATCGACTCCCTCGTTAGCCCACAGTTCCTGAACTCGAGCAGGAGTATGTCCATGCTTGCAGAgggaccaccaccagcaccaccaccaacgagGGCTTTGCCGCCAATCCCTAAAAGGACATCCACTGGGGGTGGCAGGAGTAGTTATGTGGCGGCCGCACCGCCGGGGTTCATATAA
- a CDS encoding hypothetical protein (EggNog:ENOG503P7FW), with the protein MFRKRQPPPSTINPIPPPPSPPVPLLPPSPPSSPSQSRSPSPPPKPPNYQFKPLPLPSPPASPPPSPHLPLNIPKTRQRPGTAGTSGTEAALALQTRQISAQLKQASRTEKAYRTRKRAAAARANYAESKDHLRQAWLHFALGIRLMLGVVKSSAYVAKEKKYKWQAGREEKKAAKEQEKQRKLEERTEKEGRVERSPVDSDRLERARTAEGDDQGYRQEEDVISDNKVEIGDEERQTEVMVEKELPTPKEDTIDEERVQTKRWKGKGRAKGKGRQ; encoded by the coding sequence atgttCCGCAAacgccaaccacccccctcaacaataaaccccatcccccctcctccctcccctcccgttccccttctccctccctcccccccttcctcaccctcccaatcccgctccccctccccccctcccaaacccccaaactACCAAttcaaacccctccccctcccctccccgccggcatcccctccaccctccccccatctccccctcaacatccccaaaaCCCGTCAACGCCCCGGGACAGCCGGAACCTCCGGCACTGAGGCCGCCCTAGCCCTCCAAACCCGCCAGATCTCCGCCCAACTCAAACAAGCCTCCCGCACCGAAAAAGCCTACCGCACCCGCAAACGAGCAGCCGCCGCCCGCGCCAACTACGCCGAGTCAAAAGACCATCTCAGACAAGCCTGGCTTCATTTCGCTCTTGGGATCCGACTCATGTTAGGTGTTGTAAAGTCATCCGCCTACGTGgccaaagaaaagaaatacAAGTGGCAGGCTGGCAGAGAGGAGAAAAAAGCTGCAAAGGAGCAAGAAAAACagaggaagctggaagagAGAACAGAAAAAGAGGGGAGGGTAGAAAGGAGTCCAGTCGACAGCGACCGCTTGGAAAGGGCGCGCACAGCAGAGGGTGACGACCAGGGATACAGGCAAGAGGAAGACGTCATCAGTGACAACAAGGTCGAGATTGGTGACGAGGAAAGGCAGAcagaggtgatggtggaaaaggagctCCCTACGCCAAAGGAGGACACgattgatgaggagagggttcAAACGAAgcggtggaaggggaagggacgggcaaaggggaaggggaggcagTAA
- the TIF35 gene encoding translation initiation factor eIF3 subunit g (BUSCO:EOG0926489S; EggNog:ENOG503NX70; COG:J) — MAAQAKHDWADDDDLDELTTADLPPPQKIQNKDGSTTIIEYRYNDQNQKVKTTRRIRYITHREVVNPRVAERKAWAKFGQSAKDGAGPAPDTTSVGENIIFRPSINWRKDAKDESKDPNAQAMKDKLKDKKVKCRICNGEHFTARCPYKDTMAPIGEAAGADVAAGMGDDAGAGGAGPGGAGAPGAGKKGSYVPPALRGAGGAAGAGAGERMGGKYGERDDLATLRVTNVSEMAEENELRDMFERFGRVTRVFLAKDRDTGLAKGFAFISFADRGDAVKACAKMDGFGFRHLILRVEFAKKAA; from the exons ATGGCCGCGCAAGCTAA gCACGACTgggccgacgacgacgacctcgacgagctcaccaccgccgatcttccccccccccagaaAATCCAAAACAAGGACggctccaccaccatcatcgagTACCGCTACAACGACCAGAACCAAAAAGTGAAGACGACCCGCCGCATTCGCTACATCACCCATCGCGAGGTCGTCAACCCGCGCGTTGCCGAGCGCAAGGCCTGGGCCAAGTTTGGACAGTCGGCCAAGGACGGGGCCGGGCCGGCGCCCGACACGACGAGCGTGGGGGAGAATATCATCTTCCGGCCGAGTATCAATTGGAGGAAGGATGCGAAGGATGAGAGCAAGGATCCGAATGCACAGGCTATGAAGGATAAGTTGAAGGATAAGAAGGTTAAG TGTCGTATTTGCAACGGAGAGCATTTCACGGCGAGATGTCCCTACAAGGATACGATGGCCCCTATCGGCGAGGCTGCTGGCGCGGATGTGGCGGCTGGGATGGGAGACGATGCTGGGGCCGGGGGTGCCGGTCCCGGGGGTGCTGGGGCGCCCGgggcggggaagaagggaagcTATGTACCGCCTGCGTTGCgtggtgctgggggtgcTGCCGGGGCGGGAGCGGGCGAGAGAATGGGTGGGAAGTATGGCGAGAGGGACGACTTGGCCACGCTCAGAGTTACCAAC GTCTCCGAGATGGCGGAAGAGAACGAGCTGCGCGATATGTTCGAGCGCTTCGGTCGGGTTACTCGCGTCTTCTTGGCCAAAGATCGCGACACTGGTCTGGCCAAGGGCTTTGCCTTCATCAGTTTCGCGGACCGTGGTGACGCTGTTAAGGCTTGTGCCAAGATGGACGGTTTCGGTTTCAGGCACTTGATTCTCAGAGTCGAGTTTGCGAAGAAGGCTGCGTAA